Below is a window of Camelina sativa cultivar DH55 chromosome 11, Cs, whole genome shotgun sequence DNA.
TCTTCTTGATTTATCCTTGGgaagtgagagaaagagagtatgGAGAGATCTCTATGGCTTTTTTTGTTCGTGCTAATTGCAAATTTGGCCATCAGTCATCTTGCTCGAGTTCAGAGCCAAGAAGGTATTACTAtttttcttcagcttcttgTTAAAGCTTTggtatttagtttgtttttaaacGGTCACTTTATCATATATGTAACAGGATTTATTAGTTTGGACTGCGGACTACCCGTGAATGAAGAATCTCCTTATAATGAGTCGGAGGCAACCGGATTACTGTACTCTTCGGATGCAACATTCATCCAGAGTGGAAAAACTGAAAGTATCGAAGCAGATCTGGGGAGAGAATACCCGAAGCCGTTACGGACGCTGAGATATTTCCCAGAAGGAAAACGGAACTGCTACAATCTAAACGTTGAAAAGGGAAGAAATCATCTGATCAGCGCTAGGTTTTTGTATGGAAACTATGATGGCCATGGCAAGGGCCCCAAGTTTGATCTGTATCTTGGACCAAATCTATGGGCCACGGTAGATTTGCGTGGAAACGAGAATGGTACATGGGAAGAGATCTTGCACATCccaacatcaaacaaattgCAGATTTGTCTTGTTAAGACTGGGGAAAGTGTCCCAATGATCTCAGCCTTGGAATTACGGCCCATGGGAATTGATTCTTATGTCATTGAGTCTGGTTCTCTGAATCTCTTTTTTCGAGAATATTTTACCGAATCAGATACTTATATAAGGTAACCTAACTTCAACTGAGTCTGagcattttctctttttaatgctctgtttttttttagcttctGTTGTGCTATATGTTTCTTGTCGCTCTGTTCTCATCTGTTAAAGAAAGGACTATGACTATTTTCAATCCTCGACACTTAAAAGTAAAATGAGACGTGTaatatccaatttttttagttaatctgTAACAATAACTCTATAACGTTAACATCGGTTCAAGCGCACCACAAAaatcatattatcaaattagtcttatttttattttaccatcCTCAGGTTCCCGGAAGATGTCTATGATCGCCGATGGTTTTCGTACTTTCGGAAGCAGGAGTGGACCCAGATAAGCACCTCTAGCTTTGTGGGAAATTTTAACGACTATGATCCACCGAAAGACGCACTTGCAACTGCCGCCATACCTACTGATGCCAGTGAGCCATGGACGTATGAATGGGATCATTCAGATAATCCTAGTGCCAGTTATTACTTGTACGCACACTTTGCTGAGATTCAAGACTTGCAGGCAAATGATACCAGAGAATTCAACATCCTATTTAATGGACAACAATACGATGGCCCTTTGATTCCTAAAAAGTTAGAGATAACTACTATAGTAAATTCATCTCCAAGAACTTGCGATGGAGGGGAATGTAGTTTTCAGCTGACAAGAACCGACAGATCAACTCTTCCACCTCTACTTAACGCTCTTGAGGTCTACACAGTTATTCAGTTTCCACATTCCGAAACAGAAGAAAGCGAcggtatgtttttattatgtttcaaCACGACGGTATGTTTTTAGTATGTTTCAagaaaatttatgtatttttttttatttcagtgATTACTATAAACAGTATCAAAGACGCCTATGAATTGAATACAATCAACTGGCAAGGTGATCCATGTGTCCCTCGAGACCTTATTTGGGACGGTTTAAACTGCAGCTACACAAATATCTCCACACCACCAAGAATCACTTCTTTGTAAGTTCTGCTTTCAGTATAACTAGTGCACACACACTCTTTTAAAATCTGGTAGTGATCATATATGATCTTTTAATAATGTGGTTTTAAACATATCATCACCAGAGACTTGTCTTCTACTGGTTTAACTGGAACCATAGCAGCTGCCTTACAAAATCTTACGCAACTTGAAAAACTGTAAGTCTTTACTGTTGTTAAGAGGCGAAAAATTTGTTATCATATGGGTTGGAATAAATTGGAAAGTTTtcgtttatttattaatttttctcttgCTAACATTAGGGATTTGTCGAATAATAAATTGACTGGAGGAGTGCCGGAGTTTCTAGGCAATATGAAATCGTTGACGGTCATGTAAGTTTCTTTCAACATATATTCTAATACTTTTCAGATTCCAACTTAGATCATAGTCGTTTTTGAACAGAAATTTAAGTGGGAACAATCTCAATGGTTCAATTCCTCAAGCTCTTCAAGGAAAAGGACTAGAGCTATCGTAAGAAACGTTCTACCTAACTTTTGAAATTCTCTTAGTTATTATCTAAGACCCGTGCATTTAATATCTTGAACAACTCTTCTTATCTTGTTGTAGTGTTGAAGGAAACCCAATGCTTTGTGTCTCTGCCTCGTGTAGAAAATCACCTAAAAAGAAATTTCCTTTGGCAATTGTTGTTGCATCAGTTGTTGGTGCAGCCATTGTCATTACTGTActggttctttttcttgtaatcagaaagaaaaagtcAACGGTTGTAGAAGGTACATGCAAAAGAGTCATCAAATCTTGTGAATGTCGTTACTTAATTCGTTAAAAGAAGAGATacgcattaaaaaaaattgaatacgATACCATCCATCGTTATTCTGATGAACAGGTCTACACCTGCTACCGGGTGCATCAGCGGTGAATGCTACATTTGCTAATAAGAGCAGCAGAAGGTTCACATATTCAGAAGTCGTCAAAATGACTAATAACTTCCACAGAGTGTTAGGTAAAGGAGGGTTCGGTATGGTGTATCACGGTTCTGTAAATGGTTATGAACAAGTGGCCGTTAAAGTACTCTCTCAATCTTCAACTCAAGGCTATAAGGAGTTCAAAGCAGAGGTATATTCATAGTTCTGTTATCTTCCCAACTAAATTATCATGTGTTTTTGAGGCTTTTAGCATCACCACAAGTTATgcatttcaatattttcttgacATGAACGTTACTTTAGGTTGATCTTCTTATGAGAGTGCACCATACAAATTTGGTGAGTCTGGTTGGGTATTGCTATGAAGGAGATCACTTGGCCCTCATCTATGAGTTTCTGCCCAATGGAGACTTAAAACAGCATTTGTCAGGTGatattttttgtagtggttTCACGTGTAGCAATAGCTCATGAAACACATAAAGCTTTTAGGATCTAACAATCTAACATACAGGAAAAGGAGGTGGATCCATTATCAACTGGAGTACTCGACTACGAATAGCTTTGGAAGCAGCACTAGGTTCGTACTAAGTTAAAATCTGTAGGAGAAGATGTCAAAATATAATGAGGTTGATTGATATAAGATGATTCAATTGCATAGGATTGGAGTACTTACATGTTGGATGCAAACCGCCGATGGTTCACAGAGATATCAAAACTGCCAACATATTGCTAGACGAGAATTTCAAGGCCAAAATAGCTGATTTTGGGCTCTCAAGATCTTTCCAAGGTGGAGGTGACTCTGAGGAGTCGACAGTGATTGCTGGTAGTCGTGGATACCTTGATCCCGAGTAAGTATtattagttttcatatgcaCATACACAAACACTTGATCTGAAACTTTTTATTCCTCATTCAGTGTTTAATAAGTACATACTATGTTGTTG
It encodes the following:
- the LOC109124903 gene encoding receptor-like protein kinase At5g59670, whose product is MERSLWLFLFVLIANLAISHLARVQSQEGFISLDCGLPVNEESPYNESEATGLLYSSDATFIQSGKTESIEADLGREYPKPLRTLRYFPEGKRNCYNLNVEKGRNHLISARFLYGNYDGHGKGPKFDLYLGPNLWATVDLRGNENGTWEEILHIPTSNKLQICLVKTGESVPMISALELRPMGIDSYVIESGSLNLFFREYFTESDTYIRFPEDVYDRRWFSYFRKQEWTQISTSSFVGNFNDYDPPKDALATAAIPTDASEPWTYEWDHSDNPSASYYLYAHFAEIQDLQANDTREFNILFNGQQYDGPLIPKKLEITTIVNSSPRTCDGGECSFQLTRTDRSTLPPLLNALEVYTVIQFPHSETEESDVITINSIKDAYELNTINWQGDPCVPRDLIWDGLNCSYTNISTPPRITSLDLSSTGLTGTIAAALQNLTQLEKLDLSNNKLTGGVPEFLGNMKSLTVINLSGNNLNGSIPQALQGKGLELSVEGNPMLCVSASCRKSPKKKFPLAIVVASVVGAAIVITVLVLFLVIRKKKSTVVEGLHLLPGASAVNATFANKSSRRFTYSEVVKMTNNFHRVLGKGGFGMVYHGSVNGYEQVAVKVLSQSSTQGYKEFKAEVDLLMRVHHTNLVSLVGYCYEGDHLALIYEFLPNGDLKQHLSGKGGGSIINWSTRLRIALEAALGLEYLHVGCKPPMVHRDIKTANILLDENFKAKIADFGLSRSFQGGGDSEESTVIAGSRGYLDPEYNHSGRLAEKSDVYSFGIVLLEMITNQPVINQTSEYPHITQRVGFQIKRGDILEVMDPNLGKDYDINSAWRALELAMSCANPSSSKRPSMSQVINELKECITCENSGISTNRGLESQEVNVGLDTTVVPMAR